The region TTTGTTTCGATATGCATTTTTCTTCACTCACAAGGTAATTATACACACACTTTTGCTTCCACTGCACATAATAATAATCTGTCTCTGTCTTTCTTGGATCGATCAATGGAGGTCCCCCTCCAATCCGTTTCCCACTCCACCCCATATATCATCAACCAACAACAACACAATctctagctctctctctctctttctctctctctctctttcttgatcatattcatatatattttgATCTCCATATATTCAAAACACTAGCTACTCgcttgttgttattattattatgaggaAGGGTAATTCAGATTATGACGATGACAGTGGTAGTGGAAGGTCAAGCAgtaaaaataatagtaataagaAAGTGGTGGCGGCGATGAGAAAAGGGCTGTGGTCGCCGGAGGAAGACGAGAGGCTGATGAGGTACATGTTGACCAACGGTCAAGGGTGTTGGAGTGACATTGCTAGGAATGCCGGTCTTCAGAGGTGTGGGAAGAGTTGTCGTTTGCGTTGGATTAATTACTTGAGGCCTGATCTTAAGCGTGGTGCTTTCTCTCCTCAAGAGGAACATCTTATTCTTCATCTTCATTCCATTCTTGGCAACAGGtacaatatatatatctatacatgtatatatatatgtataacatTTGGATtatatatatctatgtatgtatgtatgtagatATCAGATGAAATATAGTGTGTATGTATGATTTGCTAGTGTATACAATTCGATTAAACAAAATCCAATAACGCAAAATACTTCTCATTCTCACACACACTGATATATATAGGCTTCGTTtgtatctatacatatatatcgCATCACTGTCTTTGAATCACATCACTTAGGTCTTATTAATTTCTTGCCGATATGTATAACATttggattatatatatatgtatgtagatATAAGATGAAATATAGTGTATGTATGATTTGCTAGTGTATACAATATTCGGTTAAACAAAACCCAATAACGCATATATTTAATTTGTTCTTTatggagaatatatatatatataaatatatatacatagcacaaATTAATGAAACATAATGACCATTATGATCATTGCAGTAATATTTGACTTCTGATACCATCTTTTATGCATACTAATGGTCACCGTTGTAGTTATTGATTATGGGCACACGTTATGCATAAAATAATTTACTAATTTATCCTTGAATAATGTTGTATATATATAGAGGAGTGATTAtagttatttttagtattttttatatCGAATAATTTAGAAAGTTGAAATAAAGATTCGAATAATTTGTTTTAATATCTATACGCAtgtgtaaaaattatttaaatttttatttcgaCATCCTAACTAATctgatattttttgaaaatttaaaaatttgtgaAAGATCTCTCTGGATATACCGTCAGCTAAAAAGAGTTATAAGTTATCAATATACAATACtaaaaataccatatatatatatacataccaaCTTTCAATTAAGCTTAGCTACACAAGTACGTACGTACACAACAAAGCCAAAGTTAAAGAAAAAAGTTACTTATATTAATTATACACATGATATATATTTTCTTAACTTAATATGTGCTAAAAATAATATATTGGGTTCAGGTGGTCACAAATAGCAGCTCGTCTACCTGGAAGAACGGACAACGAAATAAAGAATTTTTGGAACTCAACACTAAAGAAAAGGTTGAAATTAGTCAACAACAACACatccaccactactactactactacgacaacatcatcatcatcaccaaacGACAGCAATTCATCAGAACAAGatcaaccaccaccaccaccattatTCACAGCAGACCACCCCGTcctcaacaacaacaacaacgttGGAGATCAAGCACAACAACCGATGCTCACGCAACAGGTTCCCATGCACTcggactactactactacgactactcaTCCTGCTCTTCATCCACCACGACAGTTCCTGGTCAGTTTGACCCTTTCTGCACGCACATTATTCCAGATtacactactcctactactactactactactactactcataATGCAGACAGCTTTGGCTATCATAATTCATCATCAGATCATCATAATCATATCATTAATCTTGGAGATTATGGGGTTTTGGAGACTGCTCGTGATCATGATCATGATCAGTGCTTATTTGGTCTTCCTCAACTGGAGAGTTGTAGAACCAAAATTGAAGagaatcatcatcatcatcatcacaatATGGCCTCATTAACTGATATCAGAgcaagtactactactactaataataaTAGTAGTATTAGTATTGGACATGATCATCACCAACTACAAGGAGAAAACTTGAAATTTGGAGAATGGGATTTGGAGGGTTTGATGATGCAAGATATATCTTCCTTCTCTTTCCTTGATTTCCAAGGCTAATATAACACCCCAATTGGACCCCCATTTCAACTCTTCTTAaaatcctctttttttttttggtcaaagatTCCATTTTTTCAATACCCTTTTGAGTTTTGATATTCCTTTTTCAAACAAAAAagccttttttcttttttcttttctttatttgttGTCTTCTTTTGATGTCCATATACATAGCTTATTAGATCGACCACAGAGAAAAGAGAGCTTTTGTTATACGTTTTCAGGCAGAATTGGTTGGTGCAATAATCATCGTTCCATACTGAAAGAGAGAAAATGTGATTATAgtgtactatatatatatatatatacatatatacaagtATAGAAGTTGTACTTGTACGTAGAGATATtcaatatatatagagagagaataaaatattattaataatttgtTGGTGCTGATCGATGATCATTGTTTAATGTACAAAAAAAGAATATAATAATAATCACTATAGGAAGctcatatatattaattaatgatATTGTAAAGATTATTGCTTAAATAACAAGCAAAAATAAGTTcattctctctccctttctctctctagctatatatatattgtagtttTGATTGGCTATACAACTTGTGTACATTCCAAGCAATATCTCTACTCAAACTACATGTAAATAAAATAGTgacaaggaaaaaaaaagaagaaaaaaaaaaattaacgtcGCCTGAGAGATTCGAACTCTCGCGGGGAAACCCCATGTACTTAGCAGGCACACGCCTTAACCACTCGGCCAAAGCGACTTGATGTTAGGGAATCAAAcctttaagtatttatttctttTGTATAAAGAGGAAGCTCAAGCAGGCCCAATTTCAGGCCCAGCCCAGTTATGATCTGTCTGATTGGTGTTCTATACTCAAATCTTTATGTATTTGCCTCGGgggaaattcacaaaaatattacaaatacagaatctgtaaaaaaaattacaaaaatacggagtGACATaatcatagttttttttttaaacaaagtttataaatttataattaaaaattacaagtttgtaactatatgttataattttgtaaacaacatttacagactaaatagaaaattatGACAAACGATTAGAGAACTGTAACAAACTGTTATccatatatttgtaatttttataaaatttcctattttttatttattttaaaatttggtGTAATTTTTCCTTACCTCTTTCGTATAAAGAGGAAGCTCAAGATCAGGCCCAAGCCCAAGTTCAGGCCCAGCCCAGTTATGATCTGTCAGATTGGTGTTCTACACTCAAATCTTTATGTAtttatctcttttgtttgaagaggaAGCTAAAGATCAGGCCCAAGCCCAAGTTCAGGCCCAGCCCAGTTATGATCTGTGGATATCTAATCAGAATTTCTTGTGTTGGATCATTGCTGAACTCAAGGGAGCTTCATTAAACACACCAAAAATTAGTCATGTGTGCCTAATCTTACCAAAGAGTAGTTCATTAATTCCTTCTATACTTAGAAAAGATTATTTATAAATAAGAATTTTGATATGTTTATTCTTATATTCTTAGAGGAAGTTATTTCACAAAAATGATCATAAGAAATTATTTtgcaaaataatattaaaaaaagtgAATATTCATCAATTACTTAAAATGATtacatttagaaaaaaaaattataattattaaatattttttataaacatGATAACTTGAACATCATTGTATAACGGTTAAAAACTTACATAACAATTTATAAGTAAATATTAATATAGgtgtatatatattaaactaacttatatatattatgtttatatattttttgaccttgtattttaaaaaattcatttttagaccctatattttgtaaaatggttcaaatagatccataaactcaattttgatgaagaaaaatattgaatataacaacacagtttttaagcaaaatgattttatttttgttctgaattgttaattTGGTGAAtcatttgtgatttcagttgagaaaactttgaccaaaatcgggtttagggttctattcgaactattttacaaaacatagagtctaaaaagtaatttgtcaaaacatagagtccaaacaggtaatgagacaaaaaacatgatccaaaaaaatatataaaccctatatattatatatgaaacTTTGTTCTGTTTTGagttaatataaattaattagtgGAGATATCAATGAAATACATAGTGTATTTTAATCTCCCATCTCTAGCAAAATGCCTTATTTGTAAGAGTTGATCTCAGATGATCACATGACCTAGTAAATTAATGTGAAAAAAAAACTCAGATCATAGGATAAATAAAGAAGTCTAATTTGGGATGGAAGTGATGAG is a window of Humulus lupulus chromosome 4, drHumLupu1.1, whole genome shotgun sequence DNA encoding:
- the LOC133828767 gene encoding transcription factor MYB83-like translates to MRKGNSDYDDDSGSGRSSSKNNSNKKVVAAMRKGLWSPEEDERLMRYMLTNGQGCWSDIARNAGLQRCGKSCRLRWINYLRPDLKRGAFSPQEEHLILHLHSILGNRWSQIAARLPGRTDNEIKNFWNSTLKKRLKLVNNNTSTTTTTTTTTSSSSPNDSNSSEQDQPPPPPLFTADHPVLNNNNNVGDQAQQPMLTQQVPMHSDYYYYDYSSCSSSTTTVPGQFDPFCTHIIPDYTTPTTTTTTTTHNADSFGYHNSSSDHHNHIINLGDYGVLETARDHDHDQCLFGLPQLESCRTKIEENHHHHHHNMASLTDIRASTTTTNNNSSISIGHDHHQLQGENLKFGEWDLEGLMMQDISSFSFLDFQG